The following proteins are encoded in a genomic region of Vibrio tasmaniensis:
- a CDS encoding ABC transporter ATP-binding protein, producing the protein MSEPLISIRNLCVDYITESGDVRACNNVSFDIAPGEVFGLAGESGCGKSTVAFSLMRLHKPPAYISGGEVIFNGENILEYSDDRMQAFRWSEMSMVFQSAMNALNPVLPMEEQFCDVIMRHTNMTREQAKQRAEGLLEIVDIHPSRLSDYPHQFSGGMRQRLVIAIALALNPKLIIMDEPTTALDVVVQREILQKIYALKEEFGFSILFITHDLSLMVEFSDRIGIMYSGELIEVANAQDILENPYHPYTKGLGSSFPPLTGPKTKLAGIPGNPLNLLEIPEGCRFQARCDRVHETCTKVPTKLRSIDPGHLSNCHLYGDPIVQRKL; encoded by the coding sequence ATGTCTGAACCACTAATTTCTATCCGCAATTTATGCGTGGATTACATCACAGAGTCTGGCGATGTACGTGCGTGTAACAACGTAAGCTTCGATATTGCGCCAGGTGAAGTATTCGGCCTAGCTGGTGAGTCTGGCTGTGGTAAATCAACCGTTGCTTTCTCGCTAATGCGTCTACATAAGCCGCCCGCTTACATCAGTGGTGGTGAGGTTATCTTCAATGGCGAGAACATCCTTGAATACAGCGATGACCGTATGCAAGCGTTCCGTTGGAGCGAGATGTCGATGGTATTCCAGAGTGCGATGAACGCACTCAACCCTGTATTACCAATGGAAGAGCAGTTCTGTGACGTAATTATGCGTCACACCAACATGACTCGTGAGCAAGCTAAGCAACGCGCTGAAGGTCTACTTGAAATCGTCGATATTCACCCGAGCCGATTGAGTGACTACCCTCACCAATTCTCTGGCGGCATGCGTCAACGCTTGGTTATTGCTATCGCGTTAGCATTGAATCCAAAGCTGATCATTATGGATGAGCCAACGACCGCGCTTGATGTGGTTGTTCAGCGCGAGATCCTACAAAAGATCTATGCACTGAAAGAAGAGTTTGGCTTCTCGATTCTGTTCATCACCCATGATTTGTCATTGATGGTCGAGTTCTCTGACCGCATCGGCATCATGTACTCAGGTGAGCTTATCGAGGTTGCTAATGCTCAAGATATTCTAGAAAACCCTTACCACCCTTATACCAAAGGGCTGGGAAGTTCTTTCCCTCCACTAACAGGGCCAAAGACAAAACTAGCGGGTATTCCGGGCAACCCTCTGAACTTGTTAGAGATTCCTGAAGGGTGTCGTTTCCAAGCTCGTTGTGACCGTGTACATGAAACGTGTACTAAGGTACCAACCAAGCTGCGTTCTATCGACCCGGGGCATTTGTCTAACTGCCACCTGTACGGTGACCCAATAGTACAAAGGAAGCTATAG